The genomic stretch CGCCGCTACTTATGTGGGGGCGAGTTCATTTATTGGTGGACCAGGTGCAGCTTATAAGTTCGGACTCGGTTGGGTGTTGCTGGCAATGATTCAGGTTCCCGTAGTGCTTTTTACACTCGGCGTGCTCGGGAAAAAATTTGCGATTCTTGCGCGTAAAAACAATAGCTTAACGATTAATGATATTTTATATGATCGCTATAAAAGCCCAACCTTGATGCTACTCGCTAGCCTGGCATTAATGGTGTCATTTTTTATTATGATGGCGGTGCAATTTATTGGGGCAGGGCGATTACTGGAAACAACACTTAATCTAGATTACCGTTGGGCGGTCATTTTCTTTGCATTAACCGTGGGGATTTATACCTTTATCGGTGGGTTCCGTGCCGTGGTATTGACCGATAGTATCCAAGGCATGATTATGATGGTTGGGACTTTCTTACTCTTATTTGCAGTCATTCATGCAGGCGGTGGTGTGCATAAAATTATGCACACATTAACCGAAATTAATCCACGTTTAGTGACACCATACGGAATTAAATCACGCCCACTTGATTTTACTTTTATGACTTCATTTTGGGTGTTGGTTTGTTTTGGTTTATTAGGATTACCAAGTACTGTGGTGCGTGCGATGTCCTATAAAAATAGCCAAGCCTTACACCGAGGGGTAATTATTGGTACGATCGTGATTGCTTTATTAATGGTGAGTATCCATTTATCGGGTGCTTTGGGGCGTGCGATTATTCCTGATCTTACGGTAACCGATAAAATCATTCCGTTATTAATGATTAAAGTATTACCACCCGCGGTAGCAGGAATTTTTCTCGCTGCGCCAATGGCAGCAATTATGTCTTCGATTGACAGTATGTTAATCCAAACTTCTTCAACTCTAATTAAAGATCTCTATTTATATTTTAAACCAGAAGGCATTGCCAACGAAAAACATATCAAACGGTTATCAACCGTAGCAACGTTGCTTATTACAATCATCGTCACTGTTTCCGTGTTAAATCCACCCGATATGCTGATTTGGTTGAATCTTTTTGCATTAGGTGGGTTAGAAACGACATTCTTATGGGTAATTCTATTTGGACTTTACTGGAAAAAAGCAAATAGTGTCGGTGGTGTATCCTCAATGATTGTTGGATTTTGTAGTTATGTTATTTTAACGGCGAAGAATATCCAAATTTTAGGTTTCCATCCAATCGTCCCTGCATTATTGCTTGGTT from Actinobacillus delphinicola encodes the following:
- the panF gene encoding sodium/pantothenate symporter, whose product is MQLAILLPLLGYIVVVFAGAIYAYTQRQKGDFLTEYYVGNRSMTGFVLAMTTAATYVGASSFIGGPGAAYKFGLGWVLLAMIQVPVVLFTLGVLGKKFAILARKNNSLTINDILYDRYKSPTLMLLASLALMVSFFIMMAVQFIGAGRLLETTLNLDYRWAVIFFALTVGIYTFIGGFRAVVLTDSIQGMIMMVGTFLLLFAVIHAGGGVHKIMHTLTEINPRLVTPYGIKSRPLDFTFMTSFWVLVCFGLLGLPSTVVRAMSYKNSQALHRGVIIGTIVIALLMVSIHLSGALGRAIIPDLTVTDKIIPLLMIKVLPPAVAGIFLAAPMAAIMSSIDSMLIQTSSTLIKDLYLYFKPEGIANEKHIKRLSTVATLLITIIVTVSVLNPPDMLIWLNLFALGGLETTFLWVILFGLYWKKANSVGGVSSMIVGFCSYVILTAKNIQILGFHPIVPALLLGLIAFLIGNKFGEKKHISA